Proteins encoded by one window of Bacillus rossius redtenbacheri isolate Brsri chromosome 3, Brsri_v3, whole genome shotgun sequence:
- the LOC134530773 gene encoding uncharacterized protein LOC134530773, translated as MDISVRYWNEDDSITCTRYLTSAFLGHSTAADLLSAFKNSLPVNTLHKIIQVSMDGPNVNLRFLKDLKQDLKEGRTDEGVILDIGTCGLHSLHCAFKGAMKETGWEIVKFLRAIYNLFHNIPTRRADYIRITGSSLFPLKFCPVCWLDNVPVADRALKILPNLRNYVAGLKSNTEPTCASFVIVKSAIKDVLLGPKLAFFSSVAAEVEPLLKEYQTNDPMAPYLFSDFSSVIKNFMTRFVKADVMANTTLSKIDLSANNLLSSKKIDLGFGTRAALRSENASQKDMELFRADCLKCLQECVKRILKRSPLTFSLTRGISFADPSVALIPDLAIKRLSCALDIFVSHNWLSGIQGDKISKEFKRLCSLTAVQEHLKLHVRSKVRLDKFWFDLLNVYCSENTGYLASFLKMIFIMSHGNAAVEREFSINKQCLVENQLDISLIAQRTIHDGILSAGGLDNFVVSKRFIHAARNAYLKYKEYTEQQKKLLQEKEEQDTRKRKAAAELSALEAKKKKILEDAEKEAAVLSFQIEALKK; from the coding sequence atggacatttctgtccgttaCTGGAATGAAGATGATTCAATTACTTGCACTCGATATCTTACATCAGCATTTCTCGGCCATTCGACTGCAGCAGACCTGTTAAGTGCTTTTAAAAACTCTTTGCCTGTGAATACATTACACAAAATTATACAGGTGTCGATGGATGGCCCCAATGTAAATTTGCGGTTTTTAAAAGACTTGAAGCAAGATTTGAAGGAAGGTCGTACTGATGAGGGGGTAATATTGGATATCGGCACTTGTGGCTTACATTCATTACACTGTGCCTTCAAAGGCGCAATGAAGGAAACTGGTTGGGAAATTGTTAAATTCTTGCGTGCTATTTACAACCTGTTTCATAACATCCCCACTCGTCGTGCAgactacattagaataactggttccagcttgtttcctttaaaattttgtCCAGTTTGTTGGTTAGACAACGTTCCTGTAGCAGACAGAGCATTGAAAATTTTACCAAATCTTCGGAACTATGTTGCTGGTCTAAAGTCAAATACAGAACCTACGTGTGCTAGTTTTGTTATAGTGAAAAGTGCTATTAAAGATGTGTTACTTGGACCTAAACTTGCTTTTTTTTCATCTGTTGCTGCTGAAGTTGAACCACTTCTCAAAGAATATCAAACAAATGACCCCATGGCGCCGTACCTCTTTTCCGACTTTTCTTCAGTCATCAAGAATTTTATGACTAGATTTGTCAAAGCAGACGTAATGGCAAATACTACCCTGAGCAAAATAGATTTATCTGCAAATAATCTTTTGTCaagtaaaaaaattgacttaGGTTTTGGGACACGAGCTGCATTACGTTCAGAAAATGCAAGTCAGAAGGATATGGAATTATTTAGAGCAGACTGTCTAAAATGCCTGCAGGAATGTGTGAAAAGGATTTTAAAGCGCTCACCTCTTACATTCAGCTTGACAAGAGGCATTTCATTTGCTGATCCTTCTGTAGCCCTTATTCCCGATTTGGCGATCAAGAGGCTGTCATGTGCCTTAGATATATTTGTTAGTCATAATTGGCTCTCTGGAATTCAAGGTGACAAAATATCGAAGGAATTCAAAAGATTGTGTTCATTGACTGCAGTGCAGGAACATTTGAAACTCCATGTCCGATCCAAAGTACGCCTGGATAAGTTTTGGTTTGACCTTTTAAATGTTTACTGTAGTGAAAATACAGGGTATTTAGCATCTTTTTTGAAAATGATATTTATTATGTCTCATGGCAACGCAGCAGTAGAAAGGGAATTTTCAATAAACAAACAGTGCTTGGTAGAAAATCAGCTGGACATTTCACTGATTGCTCAGCGTACAATTCATGATGGTATTTTGTCAGCTGGAGGTCTGGATAATTTTGTCGTATCTAAAAGATTTATTCATGCTGCTCGTAatgcatatttaaaatacaaggaaTACACGGAACAACAGAAGAAGTTATTACAGGAAAAGGAAGAACAAGACACAAGAAAAAGAAAAGCAGCTGCTGAACTCTCTGCTTTGGAAGctaagaaaaagaaaatcttgGAAGATGCTGAAAAAGAAGCTGCTGTATTAAGCTTCCAGATAGAAGCTTTAAAAAAGTAG